Proteins from one Tautonia marina genomic window:
- a CDS encoding ubiquitin-like small modifier protein 1: protein MAKVSIPTPLRPSADGQASLEGAGTTVGEVLADVGRQYPDLHKRLFAGEGQLHQYVNVFVNDEDIRFMDELDTPVKESDEIGIIPAIAGG from the coding sequence ATGGCCAAGGTCAGCATTCCTACTCCGCTCCGTCCGTCAGCCGATGGCCAGGCGTCGCTCGAAGGCGCTGGAACCACCGTTGGCGAGGTTCTCGCCGATGTCGGTCGTCAGTATCCCGACCTGCACAAACGGCTGTTCGCAGGTGAAGGCCAGCTGCATCAGTATGTGAATGTTTTCGTGAACGACGAGGACATCCGCTTCATGGACGAACTGGACACGCCCGTGAAGGAGAGCGACGAGATCGGCATCATTCCGGCGATTGCCGGAGGCTGA
- a CDS encoding Ldh family oxidoreductase, translating to MPTIRPESLHEFTVRIFDAVGVPVEEAKVVAEGLVGANLRGHDSHGVMRVPQYVGFVQEGIYKPGVPLKIESEGPALIVADGQWGFGQVQAHRLLDHLIPKAQAMGIAAGAAKDCGHIGRLGEYAERAAALDLVLLATVNNNGAGQRVSPPGGLEPRLGTNPLCAAVPTEDGPVVLDFGTSVAAEGKVRVYHINKQPVPEGWLLDHEGKPTTDPSVLYTEPSGSILPMGGTQAYKGFGLALVLDMLAAGFSGGRACHEGALPARGNNLLFILLDPARFAGRDAMLRESTCVSRFVRNTPTAEGVDSITLPGDPERRVMETRTREGIALSDGHWSKLVELAEALGVTVPSLEIDG from the coding sequence GTGCCGACGATCCGACCCGAGTCCCTTCACGAGTTCACCGTCCGGATCTTCGATGCCGTCGGCGTGCCTGTCGAGGAAGCGAAGGTGGTTGCCGAGGGGTTGGTGGGTGCGAACCTGCGAGGACACGACTCACACGGCGTGATGCGCGTGCCGCAATATGTGGGCTTCGTCCAGGAGGGAATCTACAAGCCCGGCGTTCCGCTGAAGATTGAGAGCGAGGGACCAGCCCTGATCGTCGCCGATGGACAATGGGGATTCGGACAGGTGCAAGCGCACCGATTGCTCGATCACCTGATTCCCAAGGCCCAGGCAATGGGGATCGCGGCCGGAGCCGCGAAGGACTGCGGCCATATCGGGCGGTTGGGTGAGTATGCCGAACGGGCCGCGGCTCTCGATCTAGTCCTGCTTGCCACGGTCAATAACAATGGCGCCGGTCAGCGAGTTTCTCCGCCGGGAGGGTTGGAGCCGAGGCTCGGGACCAACCCGCTTTGCGCCGCCGTGCCGACAGAGGACGGGCCGGTTGTGCTTGATTTCGGCACTAGCGTCGCTGCGGAAGGAAAGGTAAGGGTTTATCACATCAACAAGCAGCCGGTTCCCGAGGGCTGGCTGCTTGATCATGAAGGGAAGCCGACGACCGATCCGAGCGTGCTCTATACCGAGCCATCAGGTTCGATCCTGCCGATGGGAGGAACGCAGGCCTACAAGGGTTTCGGCCTGGCCCTGGTGCTCGACATGCTGGCCGCTGGTTTCTCCGGGGGAAGGGCTTGCCATGAAGGGGCTCTACCGGCCCGAGGGAACAACCTGCTGTTCATACTGCTCGACCCAGCGCGGTTTGCGGGGCGGGATGCGATGCTCCGGGAATCGACCTGTGTCTCCCGATTCGTCCGGAACACGCCAACGGCCGAGGGGGTGGATTCGATCACCTTGCCGGGCGATCCGGAACGGAGGGTCATGGAAACTCGGACCCGAGAGGGGATTGCGCTGTCGGACGGCCACTGGTCGAAACTGGTCGAACTGGCCGAGGCGCTGGGTGTGACGGTTCCGTCTCTGGAGATTGACGGGTGA
- a CDS encoding ThiF family adenylyltransferase: MQPFADVPAELERYSRQIRFQNLGEDGQRKLINSRVTICGCGALGTVLANHLVRAGVGFVRVVDRDFIETHNLQRQILFDENDVADNLPKAEAAARKLRAINSQVTIEPVVTDIDHTNILDLVSDADLILDGTDNFETRYLINDAAVKLGKPWVFGGVIGSEGQTMTILPGETPCLRCVVETSPPPGMTPTCETAGVLGPAVAVVASFEAVEAIKILGGKQASINRELIMFDIWDWSFRRLKIASLKGKVNCPCCGQQNFEWLEGRMGSHTTALCGRNAVQVAARRDSPLDFAELGGRLAPLGEVRHNAYMLRFATEGYEFTVFPDGRAIIKGTNDIAKARTLYAQFVGS, encoded by the coding sequence ATGCAACCCTTTGCCGACGTTCCCGCCGAACTTGAACGCTACAGCCGTCAGATTCGCTTTCAGAACCTGGGTGAGGACGGCCAGCGCAAACTGATCAACAGCCGAGTGACCATTTGTGGCTGCGGAGCGCTGGGCACCGTGCTGGCGAATCACTTGGTGCGGGCCGGAGTCGGCTTCGTGCGGGTGGTCGATCGGGACTTTATTGAAACGCACAACCTGCAACGGCAGATTCTCTTTGACGAGAACGACGTTGCCGACAACTTGCCCAAGGCTGAAGCGGCCGCTCGGAAATTGCGAGCGATCAACAGCCAGGTGACGATCGAGCCGGTCGTGACGGACATCGATCATACGAACATTCTCGATCTGGTTTCCGACGCCGATCTGATTCTCGACGGCACCGACAACTTCGAGACGCGCTATCTGATCAACGACGCCGCCGTGAAGCTGGGCAAGCCCTGGGTCTTCGGCGGGGTGATCGGCAGCGAAGGGCAGACGATGACCATCTTGCCCGGCGAGACGCCGTGTTTGCGATGCGTTGTCGAGACGAGCCCGCCACCAGGCATGACCCCGACCTGCGAGACGGCTGGGGTGCTCGGTCCAGCGGTGGCGGTGGTGGCGTCGTTCGAGGCGGTCGAGGCGATCAAGATTCTGGGGGGCAAGCAAGCGTCGATCAACCGAGAGTTGATCATGTTTGACATCTGGGACTGGTCGTTCCGCCGTCTGAAGATTGCCTCACTCAAGGGGAAAGTCAATTGCCCGTGCTGCGGCCAACAGAACTTCGAGTGGCTCGAAGGGAGGATGGGATCGCACACGACGGCCCTGTGCGGACGGAATGCCGTGCAGGTGGCCGCCCGGCGGGATTCGCCCCTGGATTTTGCCGAACTCGGCGGTCGGCTCGCGCCGCTCGGAGAGGTTCGGCATAATGCGTATATGCTTCGGTTTGCGACCGAAGGCTACGAGTTTACGGTGTTTCCGGATGGTCGGGCGATCATCAAGGGAACGAACGACATTGCCAAGGCCCGGACCCTGTACGCTCAGTTTGTCGGTAGTTGA
- a CDS encoding DUF1559 family PulG-like putative transporter translates to MVLFSLPRRTTTGSSPSRSSGFTLIELLVVIAIIGVLIALLLPAVQAAREAARRAQCTNNMKQIGIALHNYHDTVGAFPTSFWRATPVYNAATPGVHPEARWGHSWIAMTLPYLEQQPIYNAINFNVGVAGGPGGLHTQMNHTGMMTPISTLMCPSDPSPTFSPYTRVDTGVGWNFTTNTALNSGPKLSYVGSLGDNHPDDPNWWPYTTSLPVARNNGFGEGNTHTGIMNRSGGTTSIRDIIDGTSNTFAVGETLFESCDWFTWPNPNGTTGTVNVPINYEVTEHNGDANGIRDSRNWRAGFGYRSQHSGVVNFLFADGSVRAIKETINRDVYRWLSTRAGNELVSSDQY, encoded by the coding sequence ATGGTCCTTTTCTCTCTCCCAAGACGGACCACGACGGGCTCCAGCCCTTCTCGATCCTCGGGGTTCACCCTGATCGAGCTCCTGGTGGTCATCGCTATTATTGGTGTTCTCATCGCGCTCCTGCTGCCGGCCGTTCAGGCAGCTCGTGAAGCAGCTCGACGCGCGCAATGCACCAACAACATGAAGCAGATTGGCATCGCACTGCACAATTACCACGACACTGTGGGGGCCTTCCCAACCTCATTCTGGCGTGCCACGCCTGTTTACAACGCGGCCACCCCTGGCGTCCACCCCGAGGCTCGCTGGGGGCATAGCTGGATCGCCATGACGTTGCCTTATCTGGAACAGCAGCCGATCTATAACGCGATCAATTTCAACGTTGGTGTCGCGGGCGGCCCGGGTGGATTGCATACACAAATGAACCACACCGGAATGATGACACCGATTAGTACCTTGATGTGCCCAAGCGACCCGTCTCCCACCTTTTCTCCTTACACTCGCGTTGATACGGGGGTCGGCTGGAACTTCACGACCAATACCGCGCTGAACTCGGGGCCAAAGCTCAGCTATGTCGGAAGCCTGGGGGACAATCACCCCGATGACCCGAACTGGTGGCCGTACACCACCAGTCTTCCCGTGGCTCGAAACAACGGCTTCGGTGAAGGAAATACCCACACCGGTATCATGAATCGTTCGGGGGGTACGACCTCGATCCGAGATATTATCGACGGTACAAGCAATACCTTCGCCGTCGGTGAAACCCTCTTTGAATCGTGCGACTGGTTCACCTGGCCGAACCCCAACGGAACCACCGGCACCGTCAATGTTCCGATCAATTACGAGGTGACGGAACACAACGGCGACGCGAACGGCATTCGAGACAGCCGAAACTGGCGAGCGGGGTTCGGCTACCGCAGCCAGCATTCCGGCGTCGTCAACTTCCTGTTTGCCGATGGCAGCGTCCGTGCCATCAAGGAAACGATTAATCGTGATGTTTATCGATGGCTCAGCACCCGAGCCGGGAACGAACTGGTTTCCAGTGATCAGTACTGA
- a CDS encoding CAAX prenyl protease-related protein yields MSTESKHEVASLWTFVPYVAPMLAYILLTQAEAFIPEEQQTSWYPVAYTVKAVLTAIIMVVFGRSAWADLKKTPAIGGWVLAVVLGVMVTVVWVGIDGLYPPLPFLGGGTREGFDPGVLGPASFWGFVAIRMIGLVVLVPIFEELFWRSFLIRVVIDPDDFRRVPIGRVTPLAAVVSSAAFMMVHPEWLPALLTGLAWAGLLHLTRSVSACVLSHAVANLVLGIYVLTTGQYHFW; encoded by the coding sequence ATGTCCACCGAATCGAAGCATGAGGTCGCAAGCCTCTGGACCTTCGTTCCCTACGTTGCTCCGATGCTTGCCTACATCCTGTTGACTCAGGCCGAGGCGTTCATCCCGGAGGAACAACAAACCTCTTGGTACCCGGTCGCCTACACCGTCAAGGCCGTCCTGACCGCGATCATCATGGTCGTCTTTGGCCGATCTGCCTGGGCCGACCTGAAGAAAACACCAGCGATCGGGGGCTGGGTGCTGGCCGTGGTTCTTGGGGTCATGGTCACGGTCGTCTGGGTCGGGATCGACGGCCTCTATCCCCCACTCCCCTTTCTCGGTGGGGGAACTCGTGAAGGGTTCGACCCAGGCGTGCTCGGCCCGGCGAGCTTCTGGGGGTTTGTGGCAATCCGCATGATTGGCCTGGTGGTGCTCGTCCCGATCTTTGAAGAACTGTTCTGGCGGTCGTTTCTCATTCGAGTCGTGATCGACCCCGACGATTTCCGACGTGTCCCGATTGGACGGGTCACGCCCCTGGCCGCGGTCGTCTCCTCCGCCGCGTTCATGATGGTCCATCCCGAATGGCTTCCGGCCCTCCTGACCGGCCTGGCCTGGGCTGGGCTCTTGCACCTGACCCGAAGCGTTTCGGCCTGCGTTCTGAGCCACGCTGTGGCGAATCTTGTGCTGGGAATCTATGTCTTGACCACAGGGCAGTATCATTTCTGGTAG
- a CDS encoding PhzF family phenazine biosynthesis protein gives MGQRIVHVDAFADRPFAGNPAAVCVLDGPADESWMQNVAREMNLSETAFVVPESAEEEYGAYRLRWFTPTVEVDLCGHATLAAAHVLWEDQHLPLEATAVFQTRSGRLSARRSGSLIALDFPAEPIRVREAPAGLCEALGTTPRFVGGNRMDMLVELNDEAEVRALAPDLGRLRLLPIRGSIVTAASQREGVDFVSRFFAPAAGVDEDPVTGSAHCALGPFWSDRLGRNVLVGEQVSTRGGRVHVQVLGDRVELAGQAVTVLRGELVESPVGAVDWPIPGGR, from the coding sequence ATGGGCCAGCGGATTGTTCACGTGGATGCCTTCGCGGATCGCCCGTTTGCCGGAAATCCGGCGGCGGTCTGTGTGCTCGACGGTCCCGCGGACGAGTCGTGGATGCAGAACGTTGCGCGGGAGATGAATCTCTCGGAAACCGCGTTTGTGGTTCCGGAGTCGGCCGAAGAGGAGTACGGCGCGTATCGTTTGCGATGGTTCACGCCAACGGTCGAGGTCGATTTGTGCGGCCACGCCACCCTGGCCGCGGCGCATGTGCTCTGGGAAGATCAGCATCTTCCTCTCGAAGCGACGGCGGTGTTTCAGACCCGCTCCGGTCGCCTTTCGGCTCGACGGTCTGGATCGCTGATTGCCCTCGACTTCCCGGCCGAGCCGATTCGAGTGCGGGAGGCACCAGCGGGCTTGTGCGAAGCATTGGGCACCACCCCTCGATTCGTGGGGGGAAACCGGATGGACATGCTTGTCGAACTGAACGACGAGGCTGAGGTGCGAGCCCTGGCTCCGGATCTGGGACGCCTTCGGCTGCTGCCCATCAGGGGATCGATTGTGACGGCAGCCTCGCAGCGGGAAGGGGTTGATTTTGTCTCCCGCTTCTTCGCCCCGGCCGCGGGAGTCGATGAAGATCCGGTCACCGGATCGGCACACTGTGCCCTGGGGCCGTTCTGGAGCGACCGGCTGGGACGGAACGTTCTGGTGGGAGAGCAGGTTTCGACGCGAGGTGGCCGGGTTCATGTTCAGGTGCTCGGCGATCGAGTGGAGCTGGCCGGGCAGGCGGTGACAGTCTTGAGGGGTGAGCTGGTGGAATCGCCCGTCGGGGCGGTGGATTGGCCCATTCCTGGCGGCCGTTGA
- a CDS encoding BON domain-containing protein: MIAMLKRISIASGVLAAALVAAAPAMAGDRVSNQQTADDVAAALRSLPALSGQQLSISAKDGVVTLSGTVSNAAQRSAAIERVRYLSGVNTVLDGILVSNDDSVQATQYQVAHGGMNSGTTFGGGPIGAPMMGAAPVMGDAGMGGPLPEGPAGFGGGTQASSPGYPNYAWPSYAPYPNFSAVGYPTAYPWQAWPNIGPIHPYPEVPLDWRAVTLRWDDGIWFLDFKKHYTRPFFTPYPFGLFAY, encoded by the coding sequence ATGATCGCGATGCTGAAACGGATTTCGATCGCATCGGGCGTGCTGGCCGCGGCCCTCGTCGCGGCGGCCCCGGCCATGGCCGGAGACCGCGTTTCAAACCAGCAAACCGCCGATGACGTGGCCGCGGCCCTGCGGTCGCTTCCTGCTCTGTCGGGGCAGCAACTTTCGATCTCTGCCAAGGATGGAGTGGTGACCCTCTCGGGCACCGTTTCCAATGCCGCGCAGCGATCGGCGGCCATCGAACGTGTCCGTTACCTCTCGGGGGTGAACACGGTTCTTGATGGCATTCTCGTCTCCAACGACGACAGCGTTCAGGCGACCCAGTATCAGGTCGCTCACGGTGGGATGAACTCTGGCACCACCTTCGGCGGTGGCCCGATCGGAGCGCCGATGATGGGAGCCGCTCCCGTCATGGGTGATGCCGGCATGGGCGGCCCGCTGCCCGAAGGCCCCGCCGGCTTCGGTGGTGGCACCCAGGCATCGAGCCCAGGCTACCCGAACTACGCCTGGCCGAGCTACGCTCCTTACCCCAATTTCTCTGCGGTCGGCTACCCGACGGCTTACCCCTGGCAGGCATGGCCGAACATCGGACCGATCCATCCGTATCCGGAAGTCCCCCTCGATTGGCGCGCGGTGACGCTGCGGTGGGATGACGGCATCTGGTTCCTCGACTTCAAGAAGCACTACACCCGGCCGTTCTTCACGCCCTACCCGTTCGGCTTGTTTGCCTACTGA
- a CDS encoding aminotransferase class V-fold PLP-dependent enzyme, whose product MIYLDNAATSFPKPESVYQTLDRFARTQLANPGRSGHRMATEAERSLDQARHTLNQFFNGEEPERWIFTLNCTDALNMAIKGVVNPGDHVITSDLEHNSVSRPLVAMERAGTITLTRLSSHEGYLDPDELRAAITPKTKLVALTHAANVLGTVQPIEAIAPMVREAGALFLVDAAQSAGVVPIDLRKTPIDLLAFPGHKALYGPTGTGVLYVGPRASVRVWREGGTGGDSKHPVQPEELPYRLEGGTPNVLGIAGLAEGVRWVAGQTIEANRRHEVDLLQRVVDWVEGNGDGWRIAGRWDPATHVGALSLIPPDQDVFPSQDLALGLDASHGIAVRAGLHCAPYIHRALGTYPDGTLRVSPGPFNTAEDIETLLKALTEMTAGVL is encoded by the coding sequence ATGATCTATCTCGACAACGCCGCCACCAGTTTCCCCAAGCCCGAATCGGTCTATCAGACGCTTGACCGCTTCGCCCGAACTCAGTTGGCAAATCCAGGGCGGTCGGGGCACCGGATGGCGACGGAGGCCGAGCGGTCACTGGATCAGGCACGGCACACGCTCAATCAATTTTTCAACGGAGAGGAGCCGGAGCGCTGGATTTTCACCCTCAACTGCACCGATGCGCTGAACATGGCGATCAAGGGGGTGGTTAATCCGGGCGATCATGTGATCACGTCGGATCTGGAGCATAATTCCGTCAGTCGCCCTCTGGTGGCCATGGAACGGGCCGGGACGATTACCCTGACCCGGCTCAGTTCACACGAGGGCTATCTCGACCCCGACGAACTTCGGGCCGCGATCACGCCGAAGACGAAGCTGGTGGCCCTAACTCATGCGGCCAACGTGCTCGGGACCGTCCAGCCGATCGAGGCCATTGCGCCGATGGTTCGGGAGGCCGGGGCGCTCTTTCTGGTCGACGCGGCGCAGTCGGCCGGGGTTGTGCCGATCGACCTGCGAAAGACCCCGATCGATTTGCTGGCCTTTCCCGGACACAAGGCACTCTATGGGCCAACAGGGACGGGCGTGCTCTACGTGGGACCTCGGGCCTCGGTCCGGGTCTGGCGAGAAGGGGGCACGGGTGGCGACTCGAAGCATCCGGTCCAGCCGGAGGAACTCCCCTATCGCCTGGAAGGGGGCACGCCGAACGTCCTGGGGATTGCCGGGCTGGCCGAGGGAGTTCGGTGGGTCGCCGGTCAGACGATCGAGGCGAATCGCCGCCACGAGGTTGATCTCTTGCAACGGGTGGTCGACTGGGTCGAGGGGAATGGAGACGGCTGGCGGATCGCCGGACGATGGGACCCGGCCACGCACGTCGGCGCCCTGTCTCTCATCCCCCCGGATCAGGACGTCTTTCCGTCGCAGGATCTGGCGCTTGGCCTGGACGCGAGCCACGGCATCGCCGTCCGGGCCGGTCTGCATTGTGCCCCCTATATTCATCGGGCACTCGGCACCTATCCCGACGGAACATTACGGGTCAGTCCGGGCCCGTTTAATACGGCGGAGGACATCGAAACGTTGCTCAAGGCCCTCACTGAGATGACGGCCGGTGTGCTTTGA
- a CDS encoding protein kinase domain-containing protein — MSVVEPMIGRAAPEFDLPAVSADKGMGRVRLIDYQGRWLALIFYPRDFSLICPTELTALADRVDQFARMNCAILGINCDSIDSHRRWLATEPERGGLGAIAFPLASDEGGRVSREFGVYQDPPGVALRGLFLIDPDGKIQYQTVHALGVGRRADEVLRVLGALQSGGMCPSGWGLGDAVLDPTRLLAPGRVVAQYRIERRLGEGSFAAVFLAIDETLRRPVALKVLRPGVSARPRALLDEARVAAGLNHPNICTVYAVDDNDGVPLIAMEYLDGTRLDRLIASGTLTIAEAVEIARQIALGMAAAHEAGVVHGDLKPQNILVDASGHAKIVDFGLARRIEHPADPMDTVDRDDLGTSAGLTGTPGYMAPEQVRGEPSSMASDLFAMGSILFELLTGRPTIQARTILQALDAIRTIDPETLAAEVPDSFATIVRRALEPDPSRRTLTMQQIAEQLPLALDQFEAIQGVRTPEREPFGDDT; from the coding sequence ATGTCCGTTGTCGAGCCGATGATCGGCCGCGCTGCTCCGGAATTCGACCTGCCGGCCGTTTCGGCGGATAAGGGGATGGGTCGGGTCCGGTTGATCGACTATCAGGGGCGGTGGTTGGCCCTGATCTTCTACCCGAGGGATTTCTCCCTGATCTGTCCGACCGAACTGACAGCACTGGCTGACCGAGTCGATCAGTTTGCTCGAATGAATTGCGCGATTCTCGGCATCAATTGCGACTCGATTGATTCGCATCGTCGATGGCTCGCGACGGAACCGGAACGCGGGGGACTCGGTGCGATTGCCTTTCCCCTGGCCAGCGACGAGGGAGGTCGTGTCAGCCGTGAATTCGGCGTGTACCAGGACCCTCCAGGAGTTGCGTTGCGGGGATTGTTTTTGATTGATCCGGACGGGAAGATCCAATATCAAACGGTCCATGCGCTTGGGGTTGGCCGACGGGCTGACGAAGTGCTCCGCGTTCTCGGTGCCTTGCAAAGCGGAGGGATGTGTCCCTCGGGTTGGGGTCTGGGAGACGCGGTCCTCGATCCGACCCGGCTCCTGGCTCCGGGACGGGTTGTGGCGCAGTATCGGATCGAGCGACGGCTGGGGGAAGGGAGCTTCGCGGCAGTCTTTCTTGCCATCGATGAGACGCTCCGGCGGCCGGTGGCCTTGAAGGTGCTCAGACCGGGAGTCAGTGCTCGGCCGCGAGCGTTACTCGATGAGGCGCGGGTCGCGGCTGGGTTGAATCACCCGAATATCTGTACCGTTTATGCCGTGGATGACAACGACGGTGTTCCGCTCATCGCGATGGAATATCTCGATGGGACGCGACTTGACCGTTTGATTGCCTCGGGCACATTGACGATCGCCGAAGCGGTCGAGATTGCCCGACAGATTGCTCTGGGCATGGCCGCGGCTCATGAGGCGGGGGTGGTTCATGGAGATCTGAAGCCGCAGAACATCCTGGTCGATGCCTCGGGGCATGCGAAGATCGTCGATTTCGGGCTCGCTCGTCGGATCGAACATCCCGCCGACCCGATGGATACGGTGGATCGCGACGACCTGGGGACCTCTGCCGGGCTGACGGGCACCCCTGGCTACATGGCGCCGGAACAGGTGAGAGGCGAGCCCTCCTCGATGGCCTCGGACCTGTTTGCAATGGGATCGATCCTGTTCGAACTCTTGACCGGTCGGCCGACGATTCAGGCGAGGACGATTCTTCAGGCGCTCGACGCCATCCGAACGATCGACCCCGAAACGCTTGCCGCAGAGGTCCCGGATTCCTTCGCGACGATCGTCCGGCGGGCACTGGAGCCGGACCCCAGCCGACGGACCTTGACCATGCAACAGATTGCCGAGCAACTTCCCCTCGCGCTCGATCAATTCGAGGCAATCCAGGGTGTTCGGACACCGGAACGCGAACCTTTTGGTGACGACACGTAA
- a CDS encoding tetratricopeptide repeat protein, which produces MERSRWLGLMVVAVVLLLGVVTVYWWQGRPERHLQEAERLLEDGSPIEALQWLDVPAKEPETRPRALLLRARAAIDRGRPSEAVEPLDQIDAEGPLAAETAFWKGRTLMAAGQTLRAAVWFQDALRRRPDQIETLRWLAAASYELGDLSTAIDSLETLTRLQPGDAPAWRTMGLIQKEHAEYEEARDAYQASLKANADQPDVRMELAEVLMELSRHDEAIRLLEACRGRVNEPDRLVLLARSLYEVGERADARHHLEQGLNAVPDDPAMLAERARIDLAEGNFSAAVEALDEALGAEPINPDGFYLRSQAHRRLGHPEQADQDLARSQELTEVKTAISNLIREADQSPDSAEVRYRLGTLCLELNDSKMAAAWFQAALACDPNHEAARQGLLSLRWR; this is translated from the coding sequence ATGGAGAGATCCCGATGGCTTGGACTGATGGTCGTTGCTGTGGTGCTTCTACTGGGCGTGGTGACAGTGTACTGGTGGCAGGGGCGGCCCGAACGTCATCTTCAAGAGGCCGAGCGACTCCTGGAAGATGGAAGTCCCATTGAGGCATTGCAATGGCTTGACGTTCCCGCCAAAGAGCCGGAAACGCGACCTCGGGCCTTGTTACTTCGAGCTCGGGCAGCGATTGATCGAGGACGACCATCGGAGGCGGTCGAGCCACTCGACCAGATTGATGCCGAGGGGCCCCTGGCGGCCGAAACGGCGTTCTGGAAAGGTCGAACGCTGATGGCGGCGGGGCAAACGCTCCGTGCGGCGGTTTGGTTTCAGGACGCGCTTCGCCGGCGACCCGACCAGATCGAGACGCTTCGGTGGCTGGCCGCCGCTTCGTATGAACTGGGAGATCTATCGACTGCGATTGATTCGCTTGAGACCTTGACTCGGCTCCAGCCCGGCGACGCTCCCGCGTGGCGGACGATGGGATTGATCCAGAAAGAACATGCCGAATACGAGGAGGCCCGAGACGCGTATCAGGCATCCTTGAAGGCCAATGCCGATCAGCCGGACGTACGGATGGAACTGGCGGAGGTCTTGATGGAACTGAGCCGCCACGACGAGGCGATCCGGTTGCTCGAAGCCTGTCGGGGACGAGTCAATGAGCCGGATCGGTTGGTTTTGCTGGCCCGCAGCCTGTATGAAGTGGGTGAGCGAGCCGACGCTCGACACCACCTTGAGCAGGGCTTGAACGCCGTTCCTGATGATCCGGCCATGCTTGCCGAACGGGCACGCATCGACCTGGCTGAAGGAAACTTCTCGGCCGCAGTCGAGGCGTTGGATGAGGCACTGGGCGCAGAGCCGATCAATCCCGACGGATTCTATCTCCGGAGCCAGGCCCACCGGCGACTCGGGCATCCGGAGCAGGCCGACCAGGATCTGGCCCGCTCTCAGGAGTTAACCGAGGTGAAAACCGCCATTTCGAACCTGATTCGAGAGGCCGACCAGTCGCCCGATTCGGCCGAAGTCCGCTATCGGCTCGGAACGCTCTGCCTCGAATTGAATGATTCGAAGATGGCGGCGGCCTGGTTTCAGGCCGCCCTGGCTTGCGATCCGAACCATGAGGCGGCTCGGCAAGGACTGCTCAGCCTTCGATGGCGTTGA